The Pseudomonas solani genome segment CCCTCACCGTTGAAGGCGTAGACCGGCAACAGGTCACTGCGCTGGGACGCCGGCAGGATGCTGCCGATCAGGTTGTCCAGCACCAGGGGTACCGCGTCGGGTTTCTCGTAATAGGTCAGCACCATGTGCGCCTGGTTCAGGCGCAGTGCCTTGACGTAGGTGATGCGCAGCTTCTCCGCCGGCACCCCCAGGTGACGCAGGCTGATGTACTTGGCGATGGCGTAGTCCTCGCAATCGCCCGCCCCGCGGCGCAACGCCTCCACCGGTGTCGCCCAGTAATCCACCTGGTTCCACAGGGCGAGGTCATCGGTGAAACGCAGCTTGGCGTTGAAGAAGCGATTGACCTCCTTCAACTGCTCCGCCTCGCTGGCGCCCACCTGGCTGGCCAGCAGGCGCTGCCAGTCATCGATGCGCTGCTTGCCATCGCCCAGGGGGCCATAGAGGGATTCGGCGCGACGGCTGATCAGGGTGAAATCCCAATCCGCCTGCAGGGCACCGGCCAGCAAGGCGAACAGCAACAGCAGCGCCGGGCCTATAACGCCCGGCCTACCCGTGCTTCGCCATTTGCCGATACTGCTGAGCAAAATCCGATTTCCTGCCAAT includes the following:
- the lapG gene encoding cysteine protease LapG produces the protein MLFALLAGALQADWDFTLISRRAESLYGPLGDGKQRIDDWQRLLASQVGASEAEQLKEVNRFFNAKLRFTDDLALWNQVDYWATPVEALRRGAGDCEDYAIAKYISLRHLGVPAEKLRITYVKALRLNQAHMVLTYYEKPDAVPLVLDNLIGSILPASQRSDLLPVYAFNGEGLWLTNQGGGKKVGDAKRLSRWQDLLKKMKAEGFPTSE